The genomic stretch AGTGGACGGTGGACGGCCCGCGCGGGCGCACCATCGTCGAGAGCGAAGGCCAAGTCCGCTTCGACGACGGCCCGACCGAGCGCAACGTCGAGCGCACGCAGGTCAACGGGCGCACCGTCGACCCGGCGCGCGGACGCGGGCAGGGCGGACGCTGGCAGCGCGCCTTCGGACCGGCCGGGCGCGAGGTCCACGCCCCCCCCGGCCTCCCCGACCAGTTCCTGTTCGACGCCCGCCCCCTCGGCATCGCGGCCGACCGTGCCGAGGGCGTGCTCGCGTGGCGCGTCGACCTCGACACGCGCACGGATCGCGCCGAAGCCTGGTTCACCCGCTCCGACTCGCCCCGGCTGCTGGCGGTCCGGGTCGAGGGACGCCGCCCCCGTGGCGGGCGCTTCGTGCGCGAGATCCGCTACGCCCGCGTCCGCGGGCTGGACGTGCCGTCCGAGTCGCGGACGACGTTCACCGTTCGGCAACGTCGCCGCCTGCGCGAGTACTTCGTGACCCTCACCGCCGTTGGTGCGTACTCCGGACACACGCTCCGCTAGCCCCACCCCATGCGCCGCGACGACCCCGCTCTCCCCTACGCCGAGGTCGGCCTCACCGACGAGGCCGCCGCCGCGCACGCGCTCAACCGGCTCGGCTATGGCCCCCGCCCCGGCGAGGCCGCCGCCGTGGCCGAGCGCGGTGTCGAGGACTGGATCGCCGAGCAGCTCGCCGCGCTCCGCCCCGACGCCGACCTCGACCGCCGCCTCGCCGGGTTCGACTACCTCGGCATGGACGCCGAGGCGGTCGCGACCACCTTCGTCCCCCCGAACTACGCGCTCCAGATCGCGGTGGCGCGCGGCGACCTGCCGAGCGGCTTCACGCCCCGCGACGCCGAGATCCGCGACCGCCTCGACGCCTGGATGGCCCGCGAGGGCTTCCGTCACATCCGCGACCTGCGGAACGACGTGGTCCAGGCCAAGCTGATCCGCGCGGTGCACGCGCAGAGTCAGCTCCGCGAGGTGCTGACGGACCTGTGGTACAACCACTTCAACGTCGACGCGCGCGGGCAGGCGATCTCCTTCGTCGCCTCGTACGAGCGCGACGCGATCCGCCCCCACGTCCTCGGGCGCTTCCGGGATCTGCTGGGAGCCACGGCCCGCCACCCGGCGATGCTCCAGTACCTCGACAACAGCAGGTCCCGAGCCCCCTCGGGCACAACGACCACCTTCGGCCGCGCGCCGGGGCAGGGCGGGCTGAACGAGAACTACGGCCGCGAGCTGCTCGAACTCCACACCCTCGGCGTCGACGGCGGGTACTCGCAGGCCGACGTGCTGGCGGCGGCGCGCGCCTTCACCGGGTGGACCGTCACGCCCGTCCGCGGTCGAGAGGACGCCATCGAGCGCCAGCTCCAGAACCTGGAGCGGCTGGAGCGCCGGGGCGAAACCGGGATCGTCCGCGAGGGCCTGTTCCTCTTCCGCCCCAACTGGCACGACGCCGAGCCGAAGACGCTCCTCGGGCAGACGCTGCCCGGCGGGCGCGGCATCGAGGACGGCGAGGACGTGCTCGACCTGTTGGCCGCCCACCCCGCCACCGCCCGCCACATCGCCCGCACGCTCGCGATCCGCTTCGTGGACGACAACCCGGCGGACGCGCTCGTCGACCGCCTGGCGGACGTGTACCGCCGTACCGACGGCAACCTCGGGGCGGTGATGGCCTCGCTCGTCCGAGACGAGGCGTTCTGGGCCTCGGCGACCTCGGGACCGGAAGGGGCGCCCTCGAAGGTCAAGACCCCCTTCGAGTACGTCGCCAGCGCAGCCCGTGCCACGGCAGCCCCGATCACCGAGATCCGCGGCATCGCGCGGGCGCTCCGCAACATGGGCGAGCCCGTCTTCCACGCCGAGCCGCCGACCGGCTTCCCGGACCACGCCGAGGCGTGGGTCAACGCGGGCCTGCTGCTGACGCGGATGAACCTCGGCCTGCGCCTCGCCTCGGGCCGCCTCCGCGGCGCCCAGCCCGACCTCGACGCCCTCACCGGCGGACGCCAACCCGAGTCCGTCGACGCCGCACTCGACACCTACATCCGCACCCTGCTGCCCGGCCGCGACCCCGCGCCGACAGTCGAGCTGCTCCAGCCCATCGTCCGCGAGCCCGCCTTCGCCCGCCGGGTCGCCGAGGCGGCCGGGGAGGCCGAGGCCCGCACCCCGATGGCTCTCGACGACGACGGCGTCTTCGAGGCCGACGAGCCGGTGCCCTTCGACGCCGACGACACGGCGGCCTTCGTGGTCGGCGTCGTGCTCGGCTCGCCTTCCTTCCAGCGTCAGTAGCCCTCCGGGGTGCCCACCATGACTCGTCGCGCATTTGTCTCCTCCAGCGGGCTCGCCCTCCTCGCCACCGGCGTCGGCGGCGTGCCCACGTTCCTGGCCAAGGCCGCGCAGGCCACGCCGAAAGGCCCGTTCCAGCGGCGCAAGGTGCTGGTCACCATCTTCCAGCGCGGTGCCATGGACGGCCTCGCGGCGGTCCAGCCGCTCTCGGACCCGCTCCTCTCCCGCCTCCGCCCGACGCTCGCCCTCGACCCGCGCCGGCAGTTGGTCGACCTCGACGGGCGCTACGGCCTCCACCCGTCGCTCTCGCCGCTGGCCCGCTACTTCACCGAGGGGCGCCTCGGCATCGTCCACGGCGCAGGCTCGCCGGTGGCGACGCGGTCGCACTTCGACGCGCAGGACTTCATGGAGACCGGCCAGCCGGGCGACAAGCGGGCCTCGACGGGCTGGCTGAACCGCGCCACCGGTCTCCTCGGCCACGAGCCCGAGACGCCGTTCCAGGCCGTCGCCCTGACGCCCGCGCTGCCGCTCTCGCTCCAGGGGCCCGTGCCGACGCTCGCCGTCTCCAACCTGGAGGAGTTCGGCGTCATCGGTCCCGGCGGGATGCGAGGTGGCGCAGCGGGCGCGAGCCTGGAGGCGCTCTACGCGCAGACGGCGGGTGACCTGCTCAGCAACACCGGCCGCGAGGGCCTGGACGCGGCGCGCCTGCTCGAGTCCGCCCGGCTGGATCGCTACACGCCCGAGAACGGCGCCACCTACCCGCGCTCCGACCTCGCCGAGAGCCTTCGCCAGATCGCCCAGCTCATCAAGGCGGACGTCGGCCTGGAGGTCGCCTTCGCGGAGGCGGGCGGCTGGGACACCCACGCGCGCCAGGGCGGCGAGACGGGCTCGTTCGCGCGGCGCGGCGAGGACCTCGCCCAGTCCATCGCGGCGTTCTGGACCGACATCGAGCGCTTCCACGACGACGTGACGGTGCTCACGATGACCGAGTTCGGGCGGACGGTCGCCGAGAACGGCACCGGCGGCACCGACCACGGGCGCGCGTCGGCCATGTTCGTGCTCGGCAACGACGTGCGCGGCGGCGAGGTCCACGGCCAGCCGCTCGTCCTCGACCCGGACGCGCTGGAGGACGGCCGCGACCTCCCGGTCACGACCGACTTCCGGTCCATCTTCGCCAGCGTCGCGGGCGGCCACCTCGGCATCCCGACGGGCACGGAGCTCTTCCCCGGCTGGACGGGGCGGCCGCTGGACCTGATCCGAGGGTAGCGGCTCCGCGGGCCGCGCTGTGCCCGCCTCGGTGCCGAGGCGGGCGTGGCGGCCCCTACTTGTAGACCGAGCCGGCGTCGAACACCGGCGTGCCGACGGTCTCCAGCGCCCCGTCCTCGACACGGCGGTAGAAGCAGCTCCGGTGCCCCGTGTGGCAGGCCGCGTCGCCCACCTGCTCGATCCGGAACAGGATCGCGTCCCCGTCGCAGTCGATGAACGCCGACTTGACGTGCTGGACGTTGCCGCTGGTCTCGCCCTTCACCCAGACCTTCTGGCGCGAGCGGCTCCAGTACGTCATGATGCCCGTCTCGAGCGTCTGCGCGAGCGTCTCGCGGTTCATGTAGGCGAGCATCAGGACATCGCCGGTGGCGTCGTCCTGGGCGATGGCGGCGACGAGGCCGTCGGCGTTGAACGTGGCGGCGTCGAGGAGGGGCTGGAGATCCATCGGAGGGAGGTATGAAGGGTGGAGTGGACGCAAGGTGACGCCCCGATGTCCCTTCTGGAATGGAAAACGCCGGGAAGTCGGGACCCAGCGGCCCGCGTGGAGTAGGCTCCCACCGTCGTCCCTCTCCGTCTATGCGTCTGTTTCCTCTTCTCCTCGCGCTCCCCGTCCTGCTGCTCGCCTGCGAGCCCGACGCCTCGCCATCGGAGGCCCCCGCCGAGGCGGAGGTGCCAGCGTTCCGCGGGGACCTGACGTCCGTCGACGATGGCGCGGAGACCGAGGGCTTCGCCAGTCTCCGCGACTCGCTCCGGGCCGTCGTCGCCCGACGCGACACGGCGGCACTGCTGGCCCTCGTCGCCCCGGATGCGCGCCTGTCGTTCGGCGACACCCCCGGCGGACCGGACGGCTTCCGAGCCCTCTGGTTCGAGGGTGCCCCCGATGAGCCGATCTGGGACCTCCTCCCCCGCCTTCTCGACGGTGGCAGCGTCGAGGAGGACGGCGCGGTGATCGTGCCCGCCATCGCGACGCTGTGGCCGGAGAGCCTCGACCCGTTCGCCAACGTCGCCATCCCCGGCGACGACGTGACGGCGTTCGATGCCCCCGACGGGACGCCGCTGGCGACGCTGAGCCGCACCACCCTGCCCACCTCGGGCCCGGCCACGGACGGCTGGCGCCCCGTGACGCTCCCCGACGGACGCGCGGCGGTCGTCCCCGAACCGGCCGTGCTGAGCCCCGTCGGCTACCGCGCCACGTTCTGGGACGACGGCGACGGCTGGCACCTGCGCTCCTTCCTCACGGGAGACTAGGTGGATCGCCTGTCAGGGAACCTCTCCCGCCCCGCGTCGATCCGCGACGGCGTGCGCCTCCTTCTCCCCCTGCTCCTACTCGGCCTCGGCGCCTGCGCCACGCCCGTCGCCCCCACCGGCGGCCCGGCCGACACGACGCCCCCGTCGCTCGTCTCGACCGATCCGGCGGACGGGTCGACCAACGTCACCGAGCGCACGATCCGGCTGACGTTCTCGGAGCGCCTCGCCGCCACCGCCGCGAACGCCGTCACGGTGACGCCCGCCTCCGACACGCCGCCGGAGGTGCGTGTCCGCGGACGCGAGGTAGACGTGACCCTGCCGTCGCTCCGCGACTCGACGACCTACGTCATCACCGTCGGTACGGCGCTGGCCGATCAGCGAAGCGTGGCCCTGCGCGCTCCCATCACGGTCGCCTTCGCGACGGGGGATGCCATCGACCGCGGACAGATCGTGGGACTCGTCCGCGAGCCCGAGCGGGGCGCCAGCGCAGGCGGCTTCGCTGTGTGGGCATATGCCCTCCCCGACACGCTCGCGCCTCCCGACCCGCGGACGGTCACGCCCGACTACCGCACGGAGACCGGCACCGACGGCGCGTTCCGCCTGGAATACCTGCGGCCGGGCCGCTACGCCGTCGCCGCGGTGCAGGACCGAAACCGCAACGGCCGGGCCGACGCGGGCGAGCGGTTCGCCGCCTCCCCGACGCCCTTCCTCGTCGCCTCAGCCGATTCGTCCGCCCCCCCGACGCCCGCGACGTTCTGGACGACGGTCCTCGACACGATCCCGCCCGTCGCCCAGCGCCTCCGCCCGATCTCCGACCGGCGACTGGCCCTCCGGTTTTCCGAGCCCGTCCAGCTCCGCGACGCGGCGGCCTTTTCCGACGCCATGGTCGTGACCGACTCCACCTCGGGTGCGGAGCGAGCCGTCTCGTGGTACCAGCCTGCCGGGTCGGCCTTCGAGGTCGTCGCCGAGGCGGACGCGGCGCTGCCGGAAGCCCGGCTGGTCGTCACCTACACGCCGCCCGAGACTCCGGCCCTCGCCGACTCCGCAGGTCTCGGCCCCGAGGCCTTCCGCCTGAGCACCACGCCTCCGGCCCGCGCGGACACGGTCGCCGCGCGTGTCGATGCCTTCCTTCCCGTCTCCTCGGACTCGCTGACGAGCCTCCGCCCTGGCCAGCGCCCCGGCGTCCGGTTCACGTCGCCCCCCGGTGCCCGGCTCGACGGCGTCCGCCTCCTCGCCGGGGGCACGCCGCTACCGGTCGGCTTCGAGAGCACGGACGGCGTCACGTTTCGGCCCGACTCCACGACCGCGCTGCCGGCGGCATTCACCCTGTCTGTCGAGGTCGGGCCCGACTCCGTCCGCACGCGGGGCTACCGGGTCCCGGACGCGCGCGACCTCGGCGCCATCCTGGGCCAGGTCACCGCAGACGCGCCCGTCATGGTCGAGGTCCGCCCCGAGAGTGGCGCCCCCCTCCTCGTGCGGGCCGACGCAGACGGCAGCTTCCTCGCCGACGGTCTCCTGCCCGGCCCCTACACGCTCCGCATCTGGGCCGACCGCGACGGCGACGCCCGGTGGACGGGCGGGCGCCTCGCCCCCTACCGCGCCGCCGAGCCTCTCTACTTCTCGCCCCAGCCCGTGCAGGTCCGCGCACGCTGGGAGACAGAGATCGACCCGGTGACGCTATGACCGAGCCCATCCTCGGTGCTGGTGGCATGAAGGCGGCGGACGCGGCCACCATCGAGACGTGGGGCGTCCCGGGGCGCGTGCTGATGGAGACCGCGGGCCGCGCGGCGGCCCGCGAGATCGCGGCCCGCTACCCGGTCGCCGACCGCGACCTCCAGGTGCTTGTGGGCACTGGCAACAACGGCGGCGATGGGCTCGTGGTGGCGCGCGTGCTGGCGGGCCACGGCGCCCTTGTCCGCGTGCTCGTTCTCCCCGGCGAGGGGACACCGGACCGCGCGGCGAACCTCGCGCTCCTCCGGCGTCTCGCCGACGCGACGAGCGGAATCGAGGTCGTCCCTTTCGAAGACGTGCACCAGGCCGCCAACGCCCCGGCCGATCTGGTCGTGGACGCCCTGCTTGGCATCGGCATCACCGGCGACCTACGCAAGCCCACGCGGTCGCTGTGCGCCTGGATGAACCGGAGCGCCGTGTCGGTCGTCGCGCTCGATGTCCCCTCCGGCCTCGATGCCACGACGGGCCGCGCCGCACCCGACACTGTGGACGCCACCCTGACGGTCGCCTTCGGAGGGGTCAAGGCAGGCCTGCTGCTCGGCGACGGGCCGACGCACGCGGGCGAGGTCGTGACGGTGGAGATCGGCATCCCGGATGCGCTGCTGCGTGAGCACGCGACGGCGTTCCGTATCCCGCCGGGAGCCATCGGGCGGATGCTGCCGCGCCGCAGCGCAGACGCCCACAAGTACACCGCAGGGCAGGTGCTCGCCGTCGTCGGGAGCCGGGCGTTCAGCGGCGCCGCCGTGCTCTCGACCGCTGCCGCCTACCGGGTCGGCGCCGGGGCCGTCGTGGCGACCGTCCCCACCTCGGCGGCGGCGGCGGTGGACCTGCGCAACGCCGAGGTCATGGTGGACGCCCAGCCGGAGACCGAGGCGGGCACCCTGGCGGCGTCCGCCCGCGACGCGATCCTGGCGCGGGCCGACCGTGCCGACGCCGTGCTCGTCGGGTGCGGGCTGGGGCGAGATCCCGAGACGACAGATCTCGTCCGCTCTCTCGTCGCCACGGTGGCTGCGCCCCTCGTCCTCGACGCCGATGGGCTGTCGGCCTTCGCCGGAGATGCCGACCGACTCCGCCAGCGCACGCGGCCGCTCGTGCTGACGCCCCACCTGGGGGAACTGCGGCGCCTCGTCGGGGACGACACATTCGATCCGGAGGATCGCATCGAAACCTGCCGGAGGCTTGCGTCACAGTGGGATGCGACCCTCGTGCTCAAAGGGATGCCGAGCGTGATCGGCCTGCCCGACGGCCGCGTGCTCGTCGGCCCGCCGGGCGAACCGGCCCTCGCCACGGCCGGGACCGGCGACACGCTCGCGGGATCCATCGTCGGACTGCTCGCCCAGGGTCTCTCCCCGGCCGAAGCCGCGCTCTGCGCCCTCCACCTCGGGGCCACGGCCGCCCGCCTCTGGGCCGCCGACCACGGCGCGGCCGGGCTCGTCGCCTCCGACCTGATCGCTCGGCTTCCCGCCGCTGCCCACGCCCTCCGATCGTGACCCGATTCCTCGCCGTCGCCTGGACGCTGGGCATCCTGCTGGCCTGCCTGATCCCCGGATCGCAGATCACCCCACCTTCCTTCCTGCCGTTCTCCATCGACAAGTGGGTGCACCTGGTGATGTTCGTGGGGTTCGGGGCGCTCTGGACCACCGTCCGTCCCGACCGGGCGTGGACCGTCTTCTGGGTGGGAGCGGCCTACGGGGTCGCCATCGAGATCCTGCAAGGCCTCCTTCCCATCGGGCGGTCGCCGGACATCCTGGACGCGCTGGCCGACGGGGTCGGCCTCGGGCTGGGCATCGGACTGGCCGTGCTTCTGACGCGCAAGGTGTCGAGCAACGATTAAGGACAGGGCGTGTCTGGATGGGACACGTTTCCCCTGTCCCATGTCCGTCCAGAAAACCCCGGAGGCCGATGTCCGGCGCCGCCGCCCGCTCTACGCCGAGGTGGGGATGATCGTCGCGCTGGTCGCCGTCATCGCCGCGTTCACCGTCCCGACGCCCCCCGCCGAGCCAGCCTCGTTCGCCGAGGGCCCTGACGATGTGTTAGAGCCGCTGTTCGCGGACCCGACGATCCAGACCACGCCCCCGCCACCTCCACCTCCTGCCCCGCCGCCGCCCGTCGAGGTCGCCAACGACATCGAGGTGGAAGACCTCATTCGCGACCTCGACCTGTCGTCGGATGAGGTGCCGCAGATTTCAGCGACGCCCCCGGCGGATCCGCCCGTCATCGCGCCTCCGGTCGTCGCGGACCCGCCGCCCGTCCCCCCGACGCCGCCGGTGGTGGAGCCGGTCGAGGACCCCATTTTCACGGTGGTGGAGGTCAACCCGGAGCTCATCGGCGGCCTCGCCGGACTGCAGAGCCGGGTGATCTATCCCGAGATGGCGCAGCGCGTCGGCATCGAGGGTCAGGTCGTGGTCCAGTTCGTCGTCGACGAGCGTGGCAACGTCGTGGACCCGGTGGTGCTGCGCTCGCCCAGCGAGCTCCTCTCCGAGGCCGCGCTGACGGCCGTTCGCGAGAGTCAGTTCACGCCGGGCCAGCAGCGCGGTCGCCCCGTCAAGGTGCGATTCGCCGTCCCGGTGACGTTTCGCCTGCGCTGACGCCCGAGCAACTTCTGCGCGAGGCCTGTGTCTGTAGACCGGACGCTCGCCGATTTCCGCACAGGACTCGCGCCGACGCCCCCGACGGGCCTACCTTCCCCCCGAGGCCTGACCCGGCCGCCCTCTCTCCCTTCCGACATGGCCCTCTACAAGACGCCCAAAGCCGACCTCAAGCGGAAATACCCGCTCTTCCTGCAGTTGGGGCTGCTCGCCTCGCTCGCCCTCATGGTCGCCGCGTTCACCGTCCCGTACTCGGGCGGTAGCGAGGTGGTGGTGATGGACGACGCGCAGGAGATCATTGAGCTCGAGGACATCGAGCAGACGCAGCAGATCCAGCCGCCTCCCCCTCCGCCGCCCGCGCCGCCTCCGCCGCAGGAGGTCCCGGACGACATCGAGATCGAGGAGGAGGTCATCGAGGAGATCGACCTCGACCTGACCGACACCCCGCCGCCGCCGCCGGCCCCGCCCGCCCCGCCGGCCGCTCCGCCGCCGCCGCCGGACGCCCCGCCGCCGCCCCCGCCGCCGCCGCCGCCGGAGCCCGAACCGACGGAGCCCGAGATCTTCGAGGTCGCGGAGGTCCAGCCGGAGCTCATCGGTGGCCTGCCCGGCCTGCAGAGCCGTGTCGAGTACCCCGAGTTCGCGCGTCGCGCGGGCATCGAGGGTCAGGTCGTGGTCCAGTTCGTCGTCGACGAGCGTGGCAACGTCGTGGACCCGGTGGTGCTGCGCTCGCCCAACGAGCTCCTCTCCGAGGCCGCGCTGACGGCCGTCCGCGAGAGCCGGTTCACGCCGGGCCAGCAGCGCGGTCGCCCCGTCAAGGTCCGCTTCGCCGTCCCGGTGACGTTCCGCCTGCGCTAGACCGAGTCTCGGTCCCCGCTTCCACCGCCCCGCTGGTTCCGACCGGCGGGGCGGTTTTCGTTATCTGCCATGCCCATCGACCTGTCCGGGGCGCCCCCGCCTGCGTTCGAGAGCGCGTCCGAGTCGGACCTTCGGACGCTCAAAACGCTCACGCTCCGGCTTGCGGTGTCTGCCCAGGCATGGGCGCTGAAGCCTGCCGCGGTTGGCGGTGGCGGCCCGTCCTTCGAGGGGCTCACCCTCCGCGCGCTCACCGACGGGCTCGGCGAGGACGACCGCGCCGAGGTCCCCTACGCCTCGGAGACGACGCATTCCATCGCGCTCGCTCTGGAGGCCGAAGCGGCGGTGCCCACCGCCACCAGCAGCCGGTTTCGTCACACCGTCCGCGCCACCGTGTCGGGCGTCGGTCCGCGCGACATCGACCTGCGGGTGGTCTGGCGCTAGCGCTCGCGCGGCTGCACAGTGTGGCGGACGCTCCCGTCGGGATCGCCGACCAGGACGTCGGTCGCCACGTTTACGAACAGGCCGTGGCCGAGCACGCCCGGAATGCCGTCGATGGCTGCGCCGAGCGCGCCGGGATCGCGGATGCCCTCAAACCGGGCATCGAGGATCCAGAGGCCCTGATCGGTGACCACCGGCCCGTCTTTTCGCTGGCCCATGCGCAGGTCGGGCTCGGCGCCGAGCCCGCGAAGCGCGCGCGCGACGGCGGGCTCCGCGAACGGCAGCACCTCGACGGGGACGGGCATCGTGGTCCCGAGGCGGGCGACCTCCTTGGAGGTGTCCACCAGGACCACGAAGCGGGCGGCGAGGGCGGCCACCACCTTCTCGCGGACGTGCGCCGCGCCCCGCCCCTTGATGAGGTCGAGGTCCGGGCTCACCTCATCGGCACCGTCGAAGGCGAGGTCCAGGGGCGCCTGCGCCGTCGGGAGTGCGGCCATCCCCAGGTCGTCCAGCGTGATGAGCGGGACGCCGGACGCCCGCGCCAGCCGCTCAGCCGCAAATGAGGTCGGCACGCCGACGACACGCAGTCCCTCCGCCTCGATGCGGCGGCCGAGGGCCTCGATGGCGAACGCCGTCGTGGAGCCCGTCCCCAGGCCGAGACGCATGCCGTCTTCGACGAGAGCGGCGGCGGCGTGGCCGACCGCGCGTTTGGCATCTTCAGAAGTGGACATGGCGGAACGCACAGGATGAGGAGACGGAGCCGCAAGCTAGCGGGTGCCGAGACTCGAATCCTCTGTTCTCTGCCCGCTTTCTCCTACTCGTAGCGCAGCGCCTCGATGGGATGGAGCCGCGCCGCCTTGGTGGCCGGGTAGACACCGAACACGAGCGCCACGACGGTGACGCCCAGGACCGCGATGGTCGCCCAGCCCCACGGGAAGGCGGGCGCCGTCGTCATGAGCGCCGCCACCACGTTGCCCCCGAGGACACCCATCAGGATGCCCGCCAGACCGCCAAGCTGGCACAGCACCACCGCCTCGACGAGGAACTGGAGCAGGATGTCGCGCCGGGTCGCACCGAGCGACTTGCGGACGCCGATCTCGCGCGTCCGCTCAGTCACGCTCACCAGCATGATGTTCATCACGCCGACGCCGGCCGCCAGCAGCGCGATCAGGCCGATGCCCGCGCCGCCGGTCGCGAGGGCGCTCGTGAACGCCTTGAGTCCGTCGGCCGCCTCGGCACTGGTGAACGTCTCGAAGTTGTCCTCGGCCTCGGGCGGGAGCCGACGTACCGCCCGCAGCGCGCCGACGGCCTGGTCCTGGGTCGCCGCCAGCATCTCGGCGCTCGGCGCGCGGACGTCAATGGTCACGTCACGATCCTGCAATCCGAACACCGGAATCCCCCGCGTGATGGGCACGATCACGCGGTTGTTGGAGTCGCCCAGGTTGAGCCCGCCGCTCTTCTCCTCCAGCACGCCCACCACCGTGAAGCGCACCCCGTCGATGCGCACCTCACGGCCCAGCGGGTCCATGTCGCCGAACACCTCCTCGGCGACCGTCGAGCCCAGGACCGTCACGGAAGCCGCCGAGCGGACGTCGTCCTCGGACAGGAACCGTCCCTGGTCCATCTCCCAGCCGTTGTTTTGCGCGTAGCCCTGGTCGGTCGCCATCACGTTCACGTCGGGGTCCGTCGAGGCCTCGGTCGTCCGCACCTCGCGGCTGCCGCCCCACAGCGTCGAACTGACCGAGGCGGCCAGCGGCACGCGGTCCTGCAACGCCAGCGCCTGGTCGTAGGTCAGCTGCGGACGCCGCATCTCCTCCTCCGTCGCGGGCCGGTCGTCCGGGACGCGGTCGAACGAGATCGTCTGGGTGCCCATCGCCGCGAGCTGGCCCATGAGCGTCTGGTCGAGCACCTTGACCGCCGTCACCGACGCGATCACCGAGAACACGCCGATCGCCATGCCGACCAGCGTCAGCGCCGACCGGAGGCGGTTCGAGCGAAGCGCCTGGAGCGCCTGGAGGATGGTCTCGGTCACGGGTTGAGGAGTCGGAGTTCAGAGGGTGGAATTCGGAACTGCGTGTCGCCGCCCCGAACGCCAGCCTCATTCGTAGCGGAGGGCCTCGATGGGTCGCGCCTTCGCCGCCTGCCACGCCGGGACGAGACCGAACGAGACGCCGACGACGGCGCAGATGCCGAAGGCGAGCAGGACGGTGCCGACCGACAACTCGGCGGTGAACACCTGATTGACGCCGAAGGCCACGAGCGCCGCCAGACCGACCCCGATCACGCCCCCCACCAGGCAGATGGCGACCGCCTCGCAAAGGAACTGGAACAGGATGGCCCGGCGCGTCGCCCCGAGCGCCTTCCGGACCCCGATCTCGCGCGTCCGCTCCTTGACGCTCACGAACATGATGTTCATCACCCCGATGCCGCCGACGAGCAGCGACAGCGCGGTCAGGAACAGGCCGACGGCGTACGTCGCGATCCGCATCGTCTGGACGAGGTCGCGGAACTGGTCCTGGCTGTTGACTGAGAAGTCGTCGTCTTCCAGCGCGTCGAGGCCGCGCCAGAGGCGCGTCAGGCCCACGAGTTCGTCGATTGCCTCCGCCTGGTCCACGTCCGGCTTCAGGCGCACCTTGATCGCGAGGTCCTCGGCGTTGCCGAACAGCCGCTTGTAGGTCTCGAACGGCACGATGGCCCGGTTGTCGGCCGACGCCATGCCGAGGAATTTCCCTCGCTTGGTGAGCGTCCCGATCACTTCGAAGCGTTGCCCGCCGATGCGGACTTCCTTGCCGA from Rubrivirga sp. SAORIC476 encodes the following:
- a CDS encoding DUF1800 domain-containing protein: MRRDDPALPYAEVGLTDEAAAAHALNRLGYGPRPGEAAAVAERGVEDWIAEQLAALRPDADLDRRLAGFDYLGMDAEAVATTFVPPNYALQIAVARGDLPSGFTPRDAEIRDRLDAWMAREGFRHIRDLRNDVVQAKLIRAVHAQSQLREVLTDLWYNHFNVDARGQAISFVASYERDAIRPHVLGRFRDLLGATARHPAMLQYLDNSRSRAPSGTTTTFGRAPGQGGLNENYGRELLELHTLGVDGGYSQADVLAAARAFTGWTVTPVRGREDAIERQLQNLERLERRGETGIVREGLFLFRPNWHDAEPKTLLGQTLPGGRGIEDGEDVLDLLAAHPATARHIARTLAIRFVDDNPADALVDRLADVYRRTDGNLGAVMASLVRDEAFWASATSGPEGAPSKVKTPFEYVASAARATAAPITEIRGIARALRNMGEPVFHAEPPTGFPDHAEAWVNAGLLLTRMNLGLRLASGRLRGAQPDLDALTGGRQPESVDAALDTYIRTLLPGRDPAPTVELLQPIVREPAFARRVAEAAGEAEARTPMALDDDGVFEADEPVPFDADDTAAFVVGVVLGSPSFQRQ
- a CDS encoding DUF1501 domain-containing protein, whose product is MTRRAFVSSSGLALLATGVGGVPTFLAKAAQATPKGPFQRRKVLVTIFQRGAMDGLAAVQPLSDPLLSRLRPTLALDPRRQLVDLDGRYGLHPSLSPLARYFTEGRLGIVHGAGSPVATRSHFDAQDFMETGQPGDKRASTGWLNRATGLLGHEPETPFQAVALTPALPLSLQGPVPTLAVSNLEEFGVIGPGGMRGGAAGASLEALYAQTAGDLLSNTGREGLDAARLLESARLDRYTPENGATYPRSDLAESLRQIAQLIKADVGLEVAFAEAGGWDTHARQGGETGSFARRGEDLAQSIAAFWTDIERFHDDVTVLTMTEFGRTVAENGTGGTDHGRASAMFVLGNDVRGGEVHGQPLVLDPDALEDGRDLPVTTDFRSIFASVAGGHLGIPTGTELFPGWTGRPLDLIRG
- the hisI gene encoding phosphoribosyl-AMP cyclohydrolase gives rise to the protein MDLQPLLDAATFNADGLVAAIAQDDATGDVLMLAYMNRETLAQTLETGIMTYWSRSRQKVWVKGETSGNVQHVKSAFIDCDGDAILFRIEQVGDAACHTGHRSCFYRRVEDGALETVGTPVFDAGSVYK
- a CDS encoding Ig-like domain-containing protein, producing MRLLLPLLLLGLGACATPVAPTGGPADTTPPSLVSTDPADGSTNVTERTIRLTFSERLAATAANAVTVTPASDTPPEVRVRGREVDVTLPSLRDSTTYVITVGTALADQRSVALRAPITVAFATGDAIDRGQIVGLVREPERGASAGGFAVWAYALPDTLAPPDPRTVTPDYRTETGTDGAFRLEYLRPGRYAVAAVQDRNRNGRADAGERFAASPTPFLVASADSSAPPTPATFWTTVLDTIPPVAQRLRPISDRRLALRFSEPVQLRDAAAFSDAMVVTDSTSGAERAVSWYQPAGSAFEVVAEADAALPEARLVVTYTPPETPALADSAGLGPEAFRLSTTPPARADTVAARVDAFLPVSSDSLTSLRPGQRPGVRFTSPPGARLDGVRLLAGGTPLPVGFESTDGVTFRPDSTTALPAAFTLSVEVGPDSVRTRGYRVPDARDLGAILGQVTADAPVMVEVRPESGAPLLVRADADGSFLADGLLPGPYTLRIWADRDGDARWTGGRLAPYRAAEPLYFSPQPVQVRARWETEIDPVTL
- a CDS encoding NAD(P)H-hydrate dehydratase; the encoded protein is MTEPILGAGGMKAADAATIETWGVPGRVLMETAGRAAAREIAARYPVADRDLQVLVGTGNNGGDGLVVARVLAGHGALVRVLVLPGEGTPDRAANLALLRRLADATSGIEVVPFEDVHQAANAPADLVVDALLGIGITGDLRKPTRSLCAWMNRSAVSVVALDVPSGLDATTGRAAPDTVDATLTVAFGGVKAGLLLGDGPTHAGEVVTVEIGIPDALLREHATAFRIPPGAIGRMLPRRSADAHKYTAGQVLAVVGSRAFSGAAVLSTAAAYRVGAGAVVATVPTSAAAAVDLRNAEVMVDAQPETEAGTLAASARDAILARADRADAVLVGCGLGRDPETTDLVRSLVATVAAPLVLDADGLSAFAGDADRLRQRTRPLVLTPHLGELRRLVGDDTFDPEDRIETCRRLASQWDATLVLKGMPSVIGLPDGRVLVGPPGEPALATAGTGDTLAGSIVGLLAQGLSPAEAALCALHLGATAARLWAADHGAAGLVASDLIARLPAAAHALRS
- a CDS encoding VanZ family protein produces the protein MTRFLAVAWTLGILLACLIPGSQITPPSFLPFSIDKWVHLVMFVGFGALWTTVRPDRAWTVFWVGAAYGVAIEILQGLLPIGRSPDILDALADGVGLGLGIGLAVLLTRKVSSND
- a CDS encoding energy transducer TonB, whose protein sequence is MSVQKTPEADVRRRRPLYAEVGMIVALVAVIAAFTVPTPPAEPASFAEGPDDVLEPLFADPTIQTTPPPPPPPAPPPPVEVANDIEVEDLIRDLDLSSDEVPQISATPPADPPVIAPPVVADPPPVPPTPPVVEPVEDPIFTVVEVNPELIGGLAGLQSRVIYPEMAQRVGIEGQVVVQFVVDERGNVVDPVVLRSPSELLSEAALTAVRESQFTPGQQRGRPVKVRFAVPVTFRLR